The following coding sequences lie in one Candidatus Nitrospira allomarina genomic window:
- the modA gene encoding molybdate ABC transporter substrate-binding protein, producing MMGIRNFGRAIALVGGILGVVATGGPVQAEALTIGAAPSLRAALQEIVPMFEKEYDAAVKVVYGPSQIFRRQIEKGAPIDVFLPAAVGEVEKLQKKRLTLNGGPRVYAQTSLVLVMSATSRVMPISFREALPNGAIRMALGDPNTSSLGEITAQALAKLDPHYKSRFKLVYAAHAGDIVNLIHTGKADMGIIYRVDAINNPQVRIIDENPAGMHIPVRFGEAVVSTCRKASLNVAKDFFDFIMSPRIQKLLVKYGFDHDFDSVSSNG from the coding sequence ATGATGGGAATTCGCAATTTTGGTAGGGCAATAGCGCTGGTAGGTGGGATCCTAGGTGTCGTGGCAACTGGAGGGCCTGTTCAGGCTGAAGCTCTGACAATTGGGGCTGCCCCAAGCCTGAGGGCGGCATTACAGGAAATTGTTCCAATGTTTGAAAAAGAATATGACGCGGCCGTAAAGGTGGTGTACGGTCCGTCGCAAATATTTCGCCGGCAAATTGAAAAGGGAGCTCCGATTGATGTGTTTCTTCCTGCGGCGGTGGGGGAAGTCGAAAAACTGCAAAAAAAGAGGCTGACTCTCAATGGAGGGCCTAGGGTCTACGCGCAGACTTCTCTCGTGCTCGTCATGTCTGCCACCTCACGGGTTATGCCGATCTCCTTTCGTGAGGCGCTGCCCAATGGAGCGATCCGCATGGCCCTTGGGGATCCAAACACTTCGTCGCTGGGAGAAATCACGGCACAGGCACTGGCCAAGCTCGATCCCCACTATAAGAGCCGATTCAAGCTGGTCTATGCCGCGCATGCTGGGGATATTGTGAATCTGATTCACACAGGGAAGGCGGATATGGGCATCATCTATCGCGTTGATGCGATCAACAATCCGCAAGTGCGCATCATTGATGAAAATCCTGCCGGAATGCATATTCCGGTACGGTTCGGGGAAGCGGTGGTATCGACCTGTCGAAAGGCATCCCTGAATGTCGCGAAGGACTTTTTCGATTTCATCATGAGTCCTCGCATACAAAAACTTCTCGTCAAATATGGATTTGATCATGACTTTGATTCTGTGTCATCGAATGGGTGA
- the gnd gene encoding phosphogluconate dehydrogenase (NAD(+)-dependent, decarboxylating) encodes MQLGMIGLGRMGANLVRRLTKDGHTCVVYDRNRAAVKELEGQGVQGAASLDEFIVKLSKPRAAWVMVPAGVAGETVQELASRMEAGDIIIDGGNTYYRDDLERAKALKIRGIHYVDCGTSGGVFGLERGYCLMIGGEEDVVKHLEPIFKTIAPGIKAAPRTYGRSGAPIPAEQGYLHCGPTGAGHFVKMVHNGIEYGLMAAYAEGLNILKHADVGLHPREQDAETTPLRDPEAYQYQIDMGQVAEVWRRGSVVSSWLLDLTAAALVEDSELAGFSGQVSDSGEGRWTALAAIDEGVPTPVINAALFGRFESRGEADYANRLLSAMRKQFGGHDEKKE; translated from the coding sequence ATGCAACTTGGCATGATCGGTCTTGGACGAATGGGCGCGAACCTGGTCCGGCGCCTGACGAAAGATGGCCATACCTGTGTGGTCTACGATAGAAACCGCGCTGCCGTAAAAGAGCTTGAGGGCCAAGGCGTACAGGGCGCTGCCTCGCTTGACGAATTCATTGTGAAACTGTCCAAACCACGTGCGGCCTGGGTGATGGTGCCCGCCGGTGTGGCCGGCGAAACAGTCCAGGAACTGGCCTCGCGCATGGAGGCAGGCGATATCATCATTGACGGCGGCAACACGTATTACCGCGACGATCTTGAGCGAGCGAAGGCTCTCAAAATCCGCGGCATTCACTATGTCGACTGCGGCACCAGCGGGGGAGTTTTCGGTCTAGAGCGCGGCTACTGTCTGATGATCGGCGGAGAGGAAGATGTCGTCAAGCACTTGGAGCCGATTTTCAAAACTATTGCGCCGGGGATCAAGGCGGCGCCCCGCACCTACGGGAGGAGCGGCGCCCCAATTCCCGCCGAACAGGGCTATTTGCACTGCGGCCCGACCGGGGCCGGACACTTCGTGAAAATGGTCCACAACGGAATAGAGTATGGCCTCATGGCGGCCTATGCCGAAGGTCTCAACATTCTCAAACACGCCGACGTCGGGCTACACCCCCGCGAGCAGGATGCCGAGACGACACCGCTGCGTGACCCGGAGGCCTATCAGTACCAGATCGACATGGGCCAGGTCGCCGAGGTATGGCGTCGGGGCAGTGTGGTGTCCTCCTGGCTGCTCGATTTGACCGCGGCCGCGCTGGTTGAAGATTCGGAGCTGGCCGGGTTTTCGGGACAGGTCTCGGATTCCGGCGAAGGGCGCTGGACGGCGCTGGCTGCGATTGACGAGGGTGTGCCGACCCCGGTGATCAACGCAGCGCTCTTCGGGCGATTTGAATCCAGGGGTGAGGCCGACTATGCCAATCGACTCCTCTCCGCCATGCGAAAGCAGTTCGGTGGACATGATGAAAAAAAGGAATGA
- the tkt gene encoding transketolase, protein MNTTKATTLSPAQLEQLSINTIRFLSVDAVQKANSGHPGLPLGAAPMAYVLWTRFLQHNPSNPHWFNRDRFVLSAGHGSMLLYSLLYLTGYDLPLDQIKQFRQWGSLTPGHPERGITPGVETTTGPLGQGFGNGVGMAIAEAYLAGRYNRPGFEIIHHYTYGVVSDGDLMEGVAAETASLAGHLKLGKLIYLYDDNRVTLAASTQLTFTEDRAQRFAAYGWHTQTIDDGNDVNAIDRAIHAARQDTDRPSLILIRTHIGYGSPHKQGTFAAHGSPLGEEEVKLTKQNLGWPIDPPFHVPEEVQQHCRQAIDQGRQTEAKWHETFSEYEKEYPDLARELRSLIKGELPPGWDAHIPQFPVDSKGLATRVASGKIMDAISKALPGLIGGSADLNPSTFTELSEAGNFGNSSTAIGDLQGSAGGGWSYAGRNLQFGVREHGMGAILNGLATHGGTIPFGATFLTFSDYMRPPIRLAALMGIQVVYVFTHDSLALGEDGPTHQSVEQVASLRAIPNLIVIRPGDANETAAAWRVAIETRDRPVALILTRQSVPTLDRTEFSAADGLQRGGYILADAPNGHPDLILIASGSEVSLIVEARQKLLEQKLQVRIVSMPSWELFEAQSQEYRNTVLPGAVGARLAVEAGVSQGWSRYVGNHGDVLAVDHFGASAPGDIVMREYGFTVANVCRRALTLLKTPR, encoded by the coding sequence ATGAATACCACAAAAGCAACAACTCTGAGTCCGGCGCAATTGGAGCAATTGTCGATCAATACAATTCGTTTTTTGTCGGTGGATGCGGTGCAAAAGGCCAACAGTGGTCACCCGGGACTCCCGCTGGGCGCAGCCCCGATGGCCTATGTCCTATGGACACGATTTCTTCAACATAACCCCTCCAATCCTCACTGGTTCAATCGAGACCGGTTCGTTCTGTCGGCCGGCCACGGATCGATGCTGTTGTACAGCTTGCTTTATCTCACCGGCTATGACTTGCCGCTCGATCAGATCAAACAGTTTCGCCAATGGGGCAGCCTCACGCCGGGTCATCCCGAGCGAGGAATAACCCCCGGCGTTGAAACCACCACAGGCCCGCTCGGTCAGGGATTCGGCAATGGAGTGGGCATGGCTATCGCCGAAGCCTATCTTGCCGGGCGTTATAATCGGCCCGGTTTTGAAATCATACATCATTACACCTACGGGGTGGTTAGCGACGGTGACCTGATGGAAGGCGTGGCGGCCGAAACCGCCTCCCTTGCGGGTCATTTGAAGCTGGGAAAGCTGATCTATTTGTATGACGATAATCGGGTCACGCTCGCCGCGTCCACCCAGCTCACGTTCACCGAAGACCGCGCCCAACGATTTGCGGCGTATGGCTGGCACACACAAACGATCGACGACGGCAACGATGTGAACGCTATCGATCGCGCTATCCATGCCGCGCGTCAGGACACAGACCGGCCCTCACTGATTCTAATAAGGACTCATATTGGCTATGGTTCTCCCCACAAACAGGGAACCTTTGCCGCGCATGGGTCCCCGCTCGGCGAGGAGGAAGTGAAATTGACGAAACAGAACCTCGGCTGGCCCATTGACCCCCCATTTCATGTACCGGAGGAAGTTCAGCAGCATTGTCGCCAGGCCATTGACCAGGGCCGCCAAACGGAGGCGAAATGGCACGAAACATTTTCGGAATATGAAAAAGAATATCCGGACCTTGCCCGTGAACTTCGCTCACTCATCAAGGGCGAATTACCACCAGGCTGGGACGCGCACATCCCGCAATTCCCCGTCGATAGCAAAGGCCTGGCCACCCGCGTCGCCTCGGGAAAAATCATGGACGCAATCAGCAAGGCACTCCCTGGCTTAATCGGGGGCTCGGCTGACTTGAATCCGTCAACCTTCACGGAACTAAGCGAAGCCGGCAACTTTGGGAATTCCTCCACGGCCATTGGTGATCTGCAAGGATCGGCGGGCGGCGGATGGAGTTATGCCGGACGTAATCTCCAGTTCGGGGTACGCGAGCATGGGATGGGTGCGATTTTGAACGGCCTGGCCACGCACGGCGGCACCATTCCCTTCGGGGCGACGTTTCTGACCTTCTCCGATTACATGCGACCGCCGATTCGCCTGGCCGCGCTGATGGGGATCCAAGTGGTATATGTGTTCACGCATGACAGTCTCGCATTGGGTGAGGACGGCCCAACCCATCAATCCGTTGAGCAGGTCGCCAGTCTTCGAGCGATTCCCAATCTGATCGTGATCCGACCCGGCGACGCCAACGAGACGGCAGCGGCTTGGCGCGTAGCGATCGAAACGCGTGACCGGCCGGTGGCCTTGATCCTGACGCGGCAATCTGTGCCAACGCTCGATCGCACAGAGTTTTCCGCTGCGGATGGCCTGCAGCGTGGCGGATACATCCTGGCCGATGCCCCGAATGGCCATCCTGACCTCATTCTGATCGCCAGCGGGTCTGAAGTCTCTCTGATCGTGGAAGCACGGCAGAAACTTCTGGAACAAAAACTCCAGGTGCGCATCGTCTCGATGCCGAGCTGGGAACTGTTCGAAGCCCAGTCACAGGAATACCGCAACACGGTGTTGCCGGGGGCAGTCGGCGCAAGACTTGCGGTCGAAGCCGGAGTGTCTCAGGGTTGGTCTCGCTATGTCGGCAACCATGGTGACGTGCTCGCCGTGGATCATTTTGGTGCATCGGCTCCCGGCGATATTGTCATGCGAGAGTATGGCTTCACCGTCGCCAACGTATGCAGGCGGGCTCTAACTCTTCTGAAAACGCCACGCTGA